The following are encoded in a window of Helicoverpa armigera isolate CAAS_96S chromosome 24, ASM3070526v1, whole genome shotgun sequence genomic DNA:
- the LOC110380647 gene encoding uncharacterized protein LOC110380647, whose amino-acid sequence MDEEPLLIDKTVKKIEFLFRCTGINIKSGTKTRKDMIKSRTVYIINFLWLNIDLAGAVMWFFTGIANSKSFTELTYVAPCITLSFLGNLKSLFLILREKHVDKLIQVLRDLEINEKARPKSEETDAIIKYEHNFVTTVISVLNVLYFVLLVAFALSPVSLVALKYFTTNELELLLPFLIVYPFDPYDIRYWPWVYLRQIWSEVVVIIDICTADYLFYTFCTYIRMQFRLLKHYIERVIPEEDASGRLTNIEDVRAEFVLLIKWHQDLISSANMLETVYTRSTLFNFVSSSVLICLTGFNVMAISDVAFVATFLSFLFMSLLQIFFLCFFGDLLMTSSTEISEAVYNCRWYLADTSLGKDLLLVQTRAQTPCKLTASDFSEVNLKAFMKILSTAWSYFALLQTLYGVSNIKTTSHRALLFPKLLSYNSSEMKIKMSKPLIFDQSIEKLGVLFRFSGMNIKNKIVTPLDTIKYRWLYTLNFLVVFSAIIGSVYYVILGIKQGKNFIEVTSVAPCLTFSILSMIKSLYHLMYEEHIQELIDLLTELEIRENNREKCIEKEEIIANETGFLNKVINVLYVLNCSMIVVFDMTPMVMIAVKFYKTNEFEMLLPYLDVFSFIPYELKYWPFAYIHQIWSECVVLLDMAAADYLFFTCCTYIRVQFKLLQYDFERMIPDRSISKGVFYEENELRNKFTELLKWHQDIIYSSTILEIIYSKSTLFNFLSSSLVICLTGFNVTIVDDIVIIITFLTFLSMALMQVFFLCFFADLMMTASLEITNSVYNCKWYSANIKVGKQILFVQTRAQEPCKLTAAGFADVNLNAFMRVLSSAWSYFALLQTVYGAK is encoded by the exons ATGGACGAAGAACCACTACTTATtgataaaacagtaaaaaagattGAATTTTTATTCCGATGCACcggtataaatataaaatccgGCACAAAGACCAGAAAGGACATGATAAAAAGTCGCACCGTTTACATTATAAACTTCCTTTGGTTAAACATTGATTTGGCCGGGGCTGTTATGTGGTTTTTCACTGGTATTGCGAACTCTAAGAGTTTCACAGAACTGACGTACGTCGCTCCATGCATTACTCTTAGTTTCCTTGGTAACCTGAAGTCTCTATTCCTCATATTACGTGAGAAACATGTTGATAAACTGATCCAAGTCCTAAGAGATTTGGAAATCAATGAGAAAGCTCGTCCTAAATCCGAAGAAACAGATGCTATAATAAAATACgaacataattttgtaactaCTGTTATATCAGTGttgaatgttttgtattttgtgttgttAGTAGCATTTGCTTTAAGCCCCGTGTCTCTAGTTGCTTTAAAGTATTTCACTACAAATGAGCTTGAGTTGCTTCTGCCATTTTTGATCGTTTATCCCTTCGATCCTTATGACATTAGGTATTGGCCATGGGTGTACCTGCGACAGATTTGGTCAG AAGTCGTGGTCATCATAGATATCTGTACCGCAGACTACTTATTCTACACTTTTTGTACGTACATTCGCATGCAATTCCGATTGCTCAAGCATTATATTGAGCGAGTGATTCCTGAAGAAGACGCCAGTGGACGTTTAACTAACATTGAGGACGTTAGAGCCGAGTTTGTTCTATTGATCAAGTGGCATCAGGATTTAATAAG ttcagCAAACATGTTGGAGACAGTTTACACTAGATCCACGTTATTTAACTTCGTGTCTAGTTCTGTCCTCATCTGTCTCACTGGATTCAATGTTATG gcAATCTCCGACGTAGCTTTCGTGGCAACGTTCCTAAGTTTTCTCTTTATGAGTTTactgcaaatatttttcttgtgttTCTTCGGGGACCTCTTGATGACTTCG AGCACGGAAATAAGTGAAGCAGTGTACAACTGTCGTTGGTACTTAGCTGATACCTCTCTTGGGAAGGATCTGCTTTTGGTACAAACAAG AGCCCAAACTCCATGTAAATTGACGGCATCAGATTTTTCCGAAGTGAACCTCAAAGCATTTATGAAG attttaaGCACAGCTTGGTCTTATTTCGCCCTTCTACAAACCCTCTATGGA GtatcaaatattaaaacaacCTCACATAGAGctttattatttccaaaattgCTGTCATATAATTCCTCAGAAATGAAGATAAAAATGTCCAAACCACTAATATTCGATCAATCGATCGAAAAACTCGGTGTTCTATTCCGATTTTCaggaatgaatataaaaaacaagATCGTTACGCCACTGGACACAATCAAATACAGGTGGCTATACACCTTGAATTTCCTCGTAGTTTTTTCAGCAATTATCGGCAGTGTGTACTACGTAATACTTGGCATAAAACAGGGCAAAAACTTCATTGAAGTTACCAGTGTTGCTCCTTGCCTAACCTTTTCTATACTGTCAATGATCAAGTCTTTATATCACCTTATGTATGAAGAACATATACAAGAACTAATAGATCTATTAACAGAACTTGAGATAAGGGaaaataacagagaaaaatgtattgaaaaagaagaaataattgCCAATGAAACAGGGTTTTTGAACAAAGTTATAAATGTACTGTATGTGCTAAACTGTTCAATGATAGTAGTCTTCGATATGACTCCTATGGTGATGATAGCTGTgaagttttacaaaacaaatgagttCGAGATGCTGTTGCCCTATTTGGACGTGTTTTCGTTTATTCCGTACGAGCTCAAATACTGGCCTTTTGCTTATATCCATCAGATTTGGTCAG AATGCGTCGTACTTTTGGACATGGCTGCAGCTGATTATTTGTTTTTCACTTGCTGTACTTATATTCGAGTTCAATTCAAGTTGCTACAGTATGATTTTGAAAGAATGATTCCTGATAGAAGTATTTCTAAAGGAGTGTTTTATGAAGAGAACGAATTGCGGAACAAGTTCACTGAGTTATTGAAATGGCATCAAGACATTATTTA CTCATCAACTATTCTTGAAATAATCTACTCAAAGTCAACGCTATTCAACTTTTTATCTAGTTCGTTAGTGATTTGCCTCACTGGATTCAATGTTACG ATAGTAGACGACatagttataattataacatttctGACATTCCTGTCGATGGCGTTAATGCAAGTATTTTTCCTGTGTTTCTTCGCTGATCTGATGATGACTGcg AGTTTGGAAATAACCAATTCAGTGTACAATTGCAAGTGGTATTCCGCCAACATCAAAGTTGGTAAACAAATTCTCTTCGTGCAGACTAG GGCTCAGGAGCCGTGCAAACTGACAGCCGCTGGATTTGCTGATGTCAACTTGAATGCCTTTATGAGG GTTTTAAGCTCAGCATGGTCATATTTCGCCTTGCTGCAGACAGTGTACGGCGCTAAATAG
- the LOC110380646 gene encoding YY1-associated factor 2 produces the protein MDKKNAIRRAKRPSKVLEENYWDCSVCTYRNNAEAFKCSMCDVRKGTSTRKPRINPALVAAQAAGTAPTSSQKRPRSANSLKKKRRPPRLSNVDRSSAQTREVTVSGVTVVITEYRPKKSVSSSSSDVESSNDARP, from the exons ATGGACAAGAAAAATGCCATTAGGAGAGCCAAGAGGCCGTCTAAAGTGCTCGAAGAAAATTATTGGGATTGCAGCGTTTGTACGTACAGAAATAATGCGGAAGCCTTCAAATGTTCAATGTGCGACGTTAGAAAAG GCACATCGACCCGCAAGCCGCGGATCAACCCGGCCCTGGTTGCGGCCCAGGCAGCTGGTACCGCGCCCACCAGCTCGCAGAAGAGGCCCCGCTCTGCCAACTCTCTCAAGAAGAAACGGAGGCCGCCGCGGCTGAGCAATGTGGATAGGAGCTCTGCGCAGACTAGAGAG GTGACCGTCAGTGGGGTAACTGTTGTTATAACTGAATACAGGCCCAAGAAATCTGTGTCGAGCAGTTCAAGTGATGTGGAGTCTTCGAATGACGCGAGACCCTGA